Proteins co-encoded in one Rhopalosiphum maidis isolate BTI-1 chromosome 2, ASM367621v3, whole genome shotgun sequence genomic window:
- the LOC113554338 gene encoding uncharacterized protein LOC113554338, with protein MDELDDADLKDEYDTDDQEEDSDAEYDNPPSSKTEVDDNCCSNKCLLRFDDEFKTRLKSDLSQLQRFEKHIYLFAMISIDRNKINATKIVKSSKYFQYAVKHYGVTQSVCKSAFVILHDTTPSLVRTLCTKMTIGHIIPTDNRGKHSNRMTIPDETKDAIKEHFFSILKSPNIFKCAKKNLGQPNISQLWISFKQKHGHISRSTYTKYIQSFLTPEVVSNFMCANQAKQILQYINKNK; from the exons ATGGACGAGTTGGACGACGCAGATTTGAAAGACGAATATGATACTGATGATCAGGAAGAGGACTCGGACGCGGAGTATGACAATCCGCCATCGTCCAAGACCGAAGTAGACGATAATTGCTGTTCAAATAAATGCCTGTTGAGGTTTGATGACGAGTTCAAGACACGTCTTAAGTCTGATCTATCACAGCTTCAAAGATTTGAAAAGCACATCTATTTGTTCGCAATGATTTCCATTGACAGAAATAAGATAAACGCCACAAAAATTGTTAAgtcttcaaaatattttcagtatgCTGTCAAGCATTATGGAGTTACTCAATCTGTGTGTAAAAGTGCGTTTGTTATCCTGCATGATACTACTCCATCGCTTGTACGAACATTGTGTACGAAGATGACCATTGgtcatataatacctacagaCAATCGTGGGAAACATAGTAATCGAATGACCATACCTGACGAAACAAAAGATGCGATAAAAGAGCATTTCTTTAGCATCTTGAAGTCACCTAAT atattcaaatgtgctaaaaaaaatctagGCCAACCCAATATCTCTCAGTTGTGGATTAGTTTTAAACAGAAACATG GTCATATATCCCGTTCAACATAcacaaaatacatacaatcatttttaacaCCAGAAGttgtatcaaattttatgTGTGCAAACCaagcaaaacaaattttacagtacataaataaaaataaatga